The following proteins are encoded in a genomic region of Ornithinibacillus sp. 4-3:
- a CDS encoding ABC transporter permease translates to MLDFIIKRFLQVILVVLLVLTAVFFLMRLSGDPVSLFLPMDASQEQIEEYREKNGYNRPIFVQYADYMVKAVKGNFGDSIRSNEDALKLVLERIPATAQLAFSALFLSLLISIPLGVLSAYKRNTFFDRVGVALTVVGQAVPSFWLGLLLIYFFAAQLQLLPSGGGGTPIHMILPTITLAAYSVARFTRFTRSTMLDILRKDYIRTAKASGAPTGRLIMRYALKNSLIPIITLVALDLGTLLGGAVITEVVFAWPGLGRLLMQSLLNRDFPIVLAGVFVIAIFYSLINFIADVLYAYVNPQIRVK, encoded by the coding sequence ATGTTAGATTTCATTATTAAAAGATTTTTACAAGTAATACTAGTTGTTTTATTAGTTCTGACAGCGGTTTTCTTTTTAATGCGCTTATCAGGGGATCCAGTCTCGCTGTTTCTACCTATGGATGCATCACAAGAGCAGATTGAAGAATATAGAGAAAAAAATGGCTATAATCGACCAATATTTGTTCAGTACGCAGATTACATGGTAAAAGCAGTGAAAGGTAACTTTGGAGACTCTATTCGAAGTAATGAAGACGCTTTAAAACTAGTGTTAGAGCGCATTCCAGCAACTGCCCAATTAGCATTTTCGGCGTTATTTCTTTCGTTATTAATATCTATTCCTCTAGGTGTGCTTTCGGCATATAAAAGAAATACCTTTTTTGACAGAGTTGGAGTTGCATTAACGGTAGTAGGACAAGCTGTACCAAGCTTTTGGCTAGGCTTATTGCTAATCTATTTTTTTGCAGCACAATTACAACTTCTTCCTTCAGGTGGGGGAGGAACTCCGATACATATGATATTACCTACTATCACATTAGCTGCGTATAGTGTGGCAAGGTTTACCAGATTCACAAGGTCAACAATGCTAGATATATTGAGAAAAGATTATATTCGTACTGCTAAAGCATCAGGAGCTCCAACAGGAAGACTAATCATGAGGTATGCACTGAAAAACTCATTGATTCCCATCATCACATTAGTGGCACTTGATCTCGGAACCTTACTTGGTGGGGCAGTAATCACAGAAGTGGTTTTTGCATGGCCTGGTCTTGGTAGATTGCTTATGCAGTCACTTCTAAATAGGGACTTTCCAATTGTTTTAGCTGGAGTATTTGTGATTGCTATATTCTATTCTCTCATTAACTTTATAGCTGATGTGTTATACGCATATGTAAATCCACAAATTAGAGTGAAGTAG
- a CDS encoding ABC transporter permease, whose product MTAKTEETMAKPAAFDEKKSRVLTFFSNLSRSWTGMLGFIIIVLLLIISIFGQYLAPYDPLHAEFSKKLLPPLTDGHLLGTDHLGRDIFSRLIVGARISVVIGLSTVLIAGVFGTIVGIIAGYFRGIIDVILMRIVDVQLSFPFILLVLVVNAIIGTGLRNIIISLAIGGWVIFARVIRSEVLALREQEFITACIATGVSRLQILVKHIVPNLFTPMIILASLQVATYIIAEASVSFLGFGVQPPTPAWGNMLSEGKDYIFGSWWLITFPGIAILIAALGVNLFGDWLRDSLDPELGE is encoded by the coding sequence ATGACTGCAAAGACAGAAGAAACAATGGCTAAACCAGCTGCATTCGACGAGAAGAAATCAAGAGTTCTTACATTTTTCAGTAATCTTTCTCGCAGCTGGACAGGCATGTTAGGTTTTATCATTATTGTGTTGCTACTTATCATTAGTATTTTTGGACAATATCTTGCTCCATATGATCCACTTCATGCAGAGTTTAGCAAAAAACTATTACCTCCTTTAACAGATGGACATTTATTAGGAACAGATCATTTAGGAAGAGATATTTTTTCTAGATTAATAGTAGGTGCTAGAATTTCTGTAGTTATTGGACTTTCAACAGTTTTAATTGCGGGTGTATTTGGCACTATAGTTGGGATCATTGCAGGATACTTTAGAGGAATTATTGATGTCATCCTAATGAGAATTGTAGATGTGCAACTTAGTTTTCCTTTTATCTTATTGGTATTAGTAGTAAATGCGATTATTGGAACAGGATTACGTAATATTATTATTTCTTTAGCAATTGGAGGTTGGGTGATTTTTGCACGTGTTATCCGAAGTGAAGTTCTAGCACTTCGTGAGCAGGAATTTATTACAGCATGTATTGCTACAGGAGTATCTAGATTACAAATTTTAGTAAAACATATCGTACCAAATTTATTTACACCGATGATTATTTTAGCTTCTTTACAAGTAGCTACTTATATTATCGCAGAAGCATCTGTTAGTTTCTTAGGTTTTGGAGTACAGCCTCCGACACCTGCTTGGGGAAATATGTTAAGTGAAGGTAAAGATTATATTTTTGGTTCTTGGTGGTTAATTACTTTTCCAGGAATTGCAATATTAATTGCTGCCTTAGGCGTAAATTTATTTGGTGACTGGTTAAGAGATTCATTGGATCCAGAATTGGGTGAGTAA